AGCCACGACGACGTAGACCAGAAATTGTCGGCATACGTGGATCATCCCAACCATTCACTAAATTCTCAGTGACAAGTTGGTTTAGCTTACGCTTAGACATCACCGTGTATTCAAGGTTTAGACGACTAAACTCGTACTGGCGAGGCTGGCAATCAATGGTGATGTTTTCTAGCACCCAATCATACAGGCGACGGTTATCTTGGAACTCCAATGTACACAGTGAGTGTGTAATGCCTTCTAGTGCATCTGAAATACAGTGTGTGAAGTCGTACATTGGATAAATGCACCACTTATCACCCGTTTGATGGTGCTCTGCAAAACGAACACGATATAGGACCGGATCACGCAGCACAATGAAAGATGATGCGAGGTCAATCTTAGCACGCAGACACGCCTTGCCCTCTTCGAAACCACCAGCGCGCATTTTTTCAAATAGCGCTAAGTTTTCTTCTACACTACGGTCACGGTAAGGACTTGGTTTACCCGGCTGCGTCAATGTGCCTCGGTATTCGCGGATCTGCTCAGGACTTAGCTCTTCAACATACGCTAAGCCTTTCTCAATTAATTCAACAGCGTACCCGTAAAGCTTATCGAAGTAGTTTGATGAGTAACAAACCTCATCGCTCCACTCAAAGCCCAACCAGCTCACATCATTCTTGATAGACTCAACGTATTCGACGTCTTCTTTTTCCGGGTTAGTGTCATCAAAACGAAGATTACACTGTCCCTGATAGTCCTGAGCAATACCAAAGTTTAAACAAATTGATTTAGCGTGACCGATATGCAGGTAACCGTTGGGTTCCGGCGGGAAACGAGTATGCACGCTAGTGTGTTTGCCATCCGCTAAATCTTTATCGATGATTTGGCGAATGAAGTTCGATGGACGAGCCTCAGCTTCACTCATCTATAGCACCTCAATTATTCAGTATTGTCAGAGAAAATAGCGTTTGAATGCGCAATATACGCCTCCAAACATATAGCGATCAATGATCCACAATTCTTTGCAATTACACAACTATAACCGGGCTTTATTTGGCAAATAATCTATCGATACTTGCATAAAGGGCTCGCTTTGTTCATGAAAGCAGCAAATTGACTCATTGATTACCAAAAAAAAGACCTCCAATTATGGAGGTCTCAATCTGTTTAGTGAGTATTACGTTTATTATGGCAATTTAACGTCTGACAAATCTTCATTGATGCCGATCGCTTTCATTTCACCGGCAACGATCTCTGCCAATGGGCCCAGAATAACTTGTAGATTATTTTCACCCAACTTCACGACACCTTTCGCGCCCAGTTTCTTAAGCACTTCTTCATTCGCAACAGAGCGATCTTTCAGTGTCAAACGCAGACGCGTAATACACGCATCAATCGTTGTTAAGTTCTCATGACCGCCAAGCGCTTTTAGATACTGACGAGCTAAGTCCCCTTTGCCTGCATCACCACTCTTTGCAACCGCCATTTTGGTATCATCGTCTTCGCGACCAGGGGACTTGAGGTCAAACGCACGAATTGCAAAGGTGAAGGTGAAGAAGTATAGAGCACCGAAACCTAGGCCGATAAGTAGCAGAATGACCGGCTTCGTCGCTAGACCCCAGTTTAGTACAAAGTCGATTAGACCCGCTGAGAAACCGAAACCATGCAGTGTACCAAACATGTTCGCTACAACCAGTGACAAGCCAGTGAATACGGCGTGAATGGCATACAATGCGGGCGCTAGGAAAACAAACATGAACTCTAGAGGTTCAGTGATACCTGTAAGGAAAGAACAGAAACCAACAGAGAACAACGCACCGCCCACTTGGCTGCGCTTTTCAGCTGGCGCGGCTAGGTACATTGCAAGTGCAGCCCCAGGTAGACCAAACATCATGACAGGGAAGAAACCGTTCATGAATACACCAGCGCTCTTATCGCCGCCGAAGAAACGGTTTAGATCACCAGACTTGATAGTTTCAGTCACTTCTTTCACTGTTGCTGTAATTTCTGGTGTTACAGAATTAGCAAATTCGAAGGTGTGAGTCTGGCCTGCAGTTAGAGTCTTAGCAATGTATGGGTCCACACACAGCTGCTGCAGAGAAGGAAGCGCTTGACCTGCAGCCTGAGCACTTGTCACCAACACTTCTTGACATGTGCCCATACCAAACCAGAAGTAAGAGTTAAGTACATGGTGAAGACCAACAGGGATTAGCGCACGGTTTAGGGTACCGTAGACAAACTGGCCAATCGCACCAGAAGTAGAAACTGCGTGCGCCAATGTATCTAGGCCACCCTGAATCGTTGGCCACACAACGCCAGAAATAGCACCCGCAACAACTGCGAATAGACCAGCCATGATAGGTACAAGACGTTTACCTGC
This window of the Vibrio neptunius genome carries:
- the glnS gene encoding glutamine--tRNA ligase, yielding MSEAEARPSNFIRQIIDKDLADGKHTSVHTRFPPEPNGYLHIGHAKSICLNFGIAQDYQGQCNLRFDDTNPEKEDVEYVESIKNDVSWLGFEWSDEVCYSSNYFDKLYGYAVELIEKGLAYVEELSPEQIREYRGTLTQPGKPSPYRDRSVEENLALFEKMRAGGFEEGKACLRAKIDLASSFIVLRDPVLYRVRFAEHHQTGDKWCIYPMYDFTHCISDALEGITHSLCTLEFQDNRRLYDWVLENITIDCQPRQYEFSRLNLEYTVMSKRKLNQLVTENLVNGWDDPRMPTISGLRRRGFTPASIREFCKRIGVTKQDNMIEMSSLESCIRDDLNENAPRAMAVLDPVKIVIENFEQGKVESLTVANHPNKPEMGEREVPFTREVWIEREDFREEANKKYKRLVLGKEVRLRGAYVIKAERIEKDAEGNITTIFCSYDADTLGKNPEDGRKVKGVIHWVSADKGLPAEIRLYDRLFTVPNPAAADNFAETINPESLAKLNGFVEPSLANAEVEKGYQFERMGYFCADVKDSKPEALVFNRTVGLRDTWAKIEAK
- the nagE gene encoding N-acetylglucosamine-specific PTS transporter subunit IIBC, giving the protein MNVLGYAQKLGKALMLPIATLPVAALLLRLGQPDLLNIAFMAQAGNAIFSNLPLLFGLGIAIGLSKDGSGAAGLAGAVAYFVLTATATTIDASVNMSFFGGIFAGIIAGHSYNAFHATRLPEWLAFFAGKRLVPIMAGLFAVVAGAISGVVWPTIQGGLDTLAHAVSTSGAIGQFVYGTLNRALIPVGLHHVLNSYFWFGMGTCQEVLVTSAQAAGQALPSLQQLCVDPYIAKTLTAGQTHTFEFANSVTPEITATVKEVTETIKSGDLNRFFGGDKSAGVFMNGFFPVMMFGLPGAALAMYLAAPAEKRSQVGGALFSVGFCSFLTGITEPLEFMFVFLAPALYAIHAVFTGLSLVVANMFGTLHGFGFSAGLIDFVLNWGLATKPVILLLIGLGFGALYFFTFTFAIRAFDLKSPGREDDDTKMAVAKSGDAGKGDLARQYLKALGGHENLTTIDACITRLRLTLKDRSVANEEVLKKLGAKGVVKLGENNLQVILGPLAEIVAGEMKAIGINEDLSDVKLP